Proteins from a genomic interval of Halomonas alkaliantarctica:
- a CDS encoding sensor domain-containing diguanylate cyclase yields MESRLDSLRDEADALLKAGQETLTRDINESLNYALAIAEMPALRWYLAAQDRPPRADQAYSLSDLSQLSNFLNTLISHNPRYTKLVLIDNQGREVLRAPKSSETGPRVGGNHHAFTDYFEEASSLLPRDLYISPPGRNLQFELLGKDIIPVVNVSTPVFDAAGERRGVVLLSLNWDYLIIALRQAMLLDQSANTLLIDAQGRWLLDEGIPPLNTTSFGSDFSSLSPLYWQALQQRNAGHTTVDNHLLRFQTEDIRTQRYRSLAGSIFSENSYHPWKLGVTLPLPTWRSLIEEETTVLWFLLLTYGVAVAFGIFWAFSSQRQRQLRKAAQRHAYEVSDLYENAPCGYHSLDTTGRVIKMNRTELAWLGYSAQEIIGQLDYRELITPETRDQFEKAFQKVKNNQSGSAECSLLTRNGEQRHVMIQASAFYRNGQFVHSRATVFDLTERKQLEEKLRAQAMTDPLTGVFNRRYLQTQATAEISRARRQNHPIALIAIDIDHFKQINDIYGHDVGDDVLTSFTKIVADLLRQEDLLCRVGGEEFALLLPNTSLSHAEQVAERIRSTAAATSINVSEDHSEKVLWLTASLGVTAILSNEKTLKAALKRADIGLYQAKENGRNQVVVNAG; encoded by the coding sequence ATGGAATCGAGGCTAGACAGCCTGCGGGACGAAGCCGACGCTTTGTTAAAAGCCGGTCAAGAGACGCTAACCCGCGATATTAATGAGAGCCTAAACTACGCGCTAGCGATTGCTGAGATGCCCGCATTACGGTGGTACCTGGCAGCGCAAGACAGGCCACCACGAGCGGATCAGGCCTATTCACTGAGCGACCTATCGCAACTTTCAAATTTTTTAAACACGCTGATCAGCCACAACCCGCGCTACACCAAGTTAGTCCTGATTGATAACCAAGGAAGAGAAGTACTACGCGCACCCAAAAGTAGTGAAACAGGGCCTCGCGTGGGGGGCAATCATCATGCCTTTACCGACTATTTCGAAGAAGCATCCTCACTGCTACCGCGTGACCTGTATATCTCGCCACCGGGTCGTAACTTACAGTTCGAGCTATTGGGTAAAGACATTATCCCGGTGGTCAATGTTTCCACACCCGTTTTTGATGCGGCGGGCGAACGCCGTGGCGTCGTACTTTTAAGCCTTAATTGGGACTACCTCATAATCGCTCTACGCCAAGCGATGCTGCTTGACCAAAGTGCCAATACGCTTTTAATCGACGCCCAAGGCCGGTGGCTGCTAGATGAAGGCATCCCGCCCCTAAATACGACAAGCTTTGGTAGCGATTTCAGCTCGCTTTCACCCCTCTATTGGCAAGCTCTGCAGCAGCGCAATGCCGGCCACACCACGGTAGATAACCATCTATTACGTTTTCAAACTGAAGATATACGCACCCAGCGCTACCGCAGCTTGGCGGGGAGTATTTTCAGTGAAAACAGCTACCATCCCTGGAAACTGGGTGTGACACTACCACTCCCTACTTGGCGCTCGCTAATTGAAGAAGAGACGACCGTGCTCTGGTTTCTGTTATTAACCTACGGAGTCGCTGTCGCCTTTGGCATATTTTGGGCGTTCAGTAGCCAGCGTCAACGCCAGTTACGTAAGGCAGCTCAACGCCATGCCTATGAAGTAAGTGACCTGTACGAAAACGCCCCTTGCGGCTACCACTCTCTGGATACCACAGGGCGGGTGATCAAAATGAACCGCACCGAGCTTGCTTGGCTGGGCTACTCTGCCCAGGAAATTATCGGACAACTTGATTATAGAGAGCTGATCACGCCAGAAACGCGCGATCAGTTTGAAAAAGCTTTTCAAAAAGTGAAAAACAATCAATCCGGTAGCGCAGAGTGCAGCCTATTAACGCGAAACGGCGAGCAGCGCCATGTCATGATTCAGGCATCTGCCTTCTATCGCAATGGCCAATTTGTGCATTCGCGAGCTACCGTGTTTGATCTTACCGAGCGCAAACAGCTTGAAGAGAAGCTGCGCGCCCAAGCAATGACCGATCCATTAACCGGGGTATTCAACCGGCGTTATTTACAGACCCAAGCGACTGCCGAGATATCACGGGCGCGCAGGCAGAATCACCCCATCGCGCTCATCGCCATTGATATTGATCACTTTAAGCAGATTAACGATATATATGGCCATGACGTGGGTGATGACGTACTAACAAGCTTCACGAAAATAGTGGCTGATTTACTTCGCCAGGAAGACTTGCTATGTAGAGTAGGTGGAGAAGAGTTCGCTCTTTTGCTTCCCAACACCTCGCTTTCACACGCTGAACAGGTAGCCGAGCGGATACGGAGCACGGCGGCGGCTACTTCTATTAACGTATCAGAAGACCACTCAGAAAAAGTGCTGTGGCTGACCGCATCACTCGGAGTAACGGCTATTTTAAGCAACGAAAAGACGCTAAAGGCTGCCCTAAAACGCGCCGACATAGGCTTATACCAGGCTAAAGAAAACGGCCGTAACCAGGTAGTCGTTAACGCGGGCTAG
- the cysQ gene encoding 3'(2'),5'-bisphosphate nucleotidase CysQ, whose amino-acid sequence MPTITKALLKSVEQLAWEAGEAIMQIYRRGFSVEFKADKSPLTEADKAAHEVIADGLQMFTPDVPILSEEDTQSFKGANAHGFYWLVDPLDGTKEFIKRNDEFTVNIALIEKGRPVLGVVVAPALKLTYLAAKRLGAFKVDGDGQWQPIMASLPPVAGQPWRVLGSRSHANLRLSAWLGELGKHEIRPMGSSLKACFIAEGNADVYPRFGPTSLWDTGAAQVVVEQAGGRIVTLDNHPLSYATPEQVLNPDFVVWGRSPSPR is encoded by the coding sequence ATGCCCACCATTACCAAGGCATTACTAAAAAGTGTTGAGCAGTTAGCCTGGGAGGCGGGCGAGGCGATCATGCAGATATATCGTCGAGGCTTCTCCGTTGAATTTAAAGCCGATAAAAGCCCGCTTACTGAGGCCGATAAAGCAGCCCATGAGGTGATTGCCGATGGCTTGCAGATGTTTACCCCTGATGTGCCGATACTCTCCGAAGAGGATACCCAGAGCTTTAAAGGCGCCAATGCGCATGGCTTTTATTGGCTGGTCGACCCGCTGGATGGAACCAAGGAGTTCATCAAGCGTAATGATGAGTTCACCGTCAATATTGCTCTGATTGAAAAGGGCCGGCCGGTGCTCGGTGTGGTGGTGGCGCCTGCCTTGAAGCTTACCTATCTTGCCGCCAAGCGTTTAGGCGCTTTCAAAGTCGATGGTGATGGGCAGTGGCAGCCGATCATGGCGTCATTGCCTCCGGTAGCAGGGCAGCCGTGGCGCGTGCTGGGAAGCCGCTCCCACGCGAATTTGCGTTTGTCGGCATGGCTTGGTGAATTGGGCAAGCATGAGATTCGGCCGATGGGCAGTTCGCTTAAAGCGTGTTTTATCGCAGAAGGGAATGCCGATGTATACCCGCGGTTTGGGCCAACCAGTTTGTGGGACACAGGTGCTGCACAGGTCGTTGTAGAGCAGGCTGGCGGTCGCATCGTGACGTTGGACAATCACCCGCTTAGTTACGCAACCCCCGAGCAAGTACTCAATCCCGATTTTGTGGTGTGGGGCAGGTCGCCTAGCCCGCGTTAA
- a CDS encoding amino acid ABC transporter ATP-binding protein, which produces MISLQGITKRFGAHTVFRDIDLSLSQGEIIVIIGPSGTGKSTLLRCINFLEKPDAGRLQVGDLSVDTQRASRADILALRRRTAFVFQNYGLFANKTALENISEGMIVVDKLPKAKAHARAREILERIGLADKADAYPASLSGGQQQRVGIGRAMAANADVILFDEPTSSLDPQWVEEVLSLMKQLAVERQTMIVVTHEMQFAREVADRVVFMDEGGIVEQAPPEELFTAPKDERTRHFLRKILAPTGQAVP; this is translated from the coding sequence ATGATTTCGCTGCAAGGCATTACCAAGCGTTTTGGAGCCCATACGGTATTTCGAGATATTGATTTGAGTCTTTCTCAAGGCGAGATCATTGTCATCATTGGGCCCTCCGGTACGGGTAAGTCCACGCTGTTGCGCTGTATTAACTTTCTTGAAAAGCCAGATGCCGGGCGCTTACAGGTGGGCGACCTGAGTGTGGATACCCAGCGGGCCAGCCGGGCAGATATTCTGGCGCTGCGTCGGCGTACTGCGTTTGTGTTTCAGAATTACGGCCTGTTCGCCAATAAAACCGCGCTGGAGAATATCAGCGAAGGTATGATCGTGGTGGATAAACTACCGAAAGCTAAGGCCCATGCACGGGCAAGGGAAATACTCGAGCGCATCGGTCTGGCAGATAAAGCGGATGCTTACCCGGCTTCGCTCTCCGGCGGCCAGCAGCAGCGGGTGGGTATTGGCCGCGCGATGGCAGCCAATGCCGATGTAATTCTATTTGATGAGCCCACTTCATCCCTTGACCCACAGTGGGTGGAAGAGGTCTTGAGCCTGATGAAGCAATTGGCGGTAGAGCGCCAGACGATGATCGTCGTCACCCACGAGATGCAGTTCGCCCGGGAAGTCGCGGATCGAGTGGTATTTATGGACGAAGGCGGTATCGTCGAGCAAGCTCCTCCGGAGGAGCTGTTCACCGCGCCCAAAGACGAGCGAACGCGCCACTTCTTGCGCAAAATTCTCGCGCCCACTGGGCAGGCTGTGCCTTAA